Proteins encoded in a region of the Pigmentiphaga litoralis genome:
- a CDS encoding DUF2789 domain-containing protein — translation MDDSEVSMSNLFLQLGLDAENDAIAEFIKTHQLPNGTDIYAAPFWSDSQRQFLHEQLKADAPWALIVDQLNESLKQDAIKQETGV, via the coding sequence ATGGACGATTCAGAAGTTTCGATGAGCAATCTCTTTTTGCAACTGGGCCTCGACGCGGAAAACGACGCGATCGCCGAGTTCATCAAGACGCACCAGTTGCCGAACGGCACCGACATCTACGCCGCGCCATTCTGGAGCGACAGTCAGCGCCAGTTCCTGCACGAACAGCTGAAAGCCGATGCGCCCTGGGCGCTGATCGTTGACCAGCTGAACGAGTCGCTCAAGCAGGACGCGATCAAGCAGGAAACCGGGGTGTAA
- a CDS encoding [protein-PII] uridylyltransferase has product MPLADHRSPALADVQALRSTLRAEREQAIATFRSNLRADGLLTELRRIVDRTLLALIGMYPLPEGAALAAVGGYGRGELYPYSDVDILILLKQAPTDEDESRVSNLVTALWDLGLEPGHSARTIDECISEAAKDITVETALLEARFLAGSRPLMRAFDTATRGSLDKRAFFNAKQLEMQQRHTKYHFTPYALEPNCKESPGGLRDLQVILWMARAAGFGKNWNEVARAGLLTADEARHLRRAEQAFKRLRIELHLLTKRREDRVVFDVQTALAAVYGIPTTGPRRASEVLMQRYYWAAKLVTQLNTILVQNIEDRLFPRPGEEALSIDDDFCNVHDRLATHREDAFERNPTLILRAFLMMQQHPELKSMSAGTLRALWHARRLIDAQFRRNPVNKHLFLTILQQPRGIVHELRRMNDLSILPRFVLPFRRIVGQMQHDLFHAYTVDQHILMVVRNLRRFTMPEHAHEYPLCSQLIANFDRHWLLYLAALFHDIAKGRGGDHSVLGAAEMRRFSRDFGMDKADAELVEFLVKHHLTFSSVAQKQDLSDPDVIRQMAAVVGDKRHLTALYLLTVADIRGTSPKVWNAWKGKLLEDLYLMTRQALGGDAPDPTAILENRKQEAVRILRLYGLSDDAQAAFWKELDVAYFLRHEAPDIAWQTRHLYKHVRTPVPIVRARVAPVGEGLQIVVYLKDRPDLFARIVGYFDERRLSIQDARIHTTRHGWALDSFIVLAEGSPSEQRSLLSLVEHELKELLETTSPPTARTPLSPSSATGSRQSRQSRMFPITPQVELRPDDRGQAWILGVTAADRSGLLHAMARTFARHGVNLKTAKVMTLGERVEDTFLIEGPSLSNARTQIQFEQELLEVLA; this is encoded by the coding sequence ATGCCCTTAGCCGATCACCGCTCCCCTGCCCTGGCCGACGTGCAGGCGCTGCGCAGCACGCTGCGCGCCGAACGCGAGCAGGCCATCGCCACGTTCCGCAGCAATCTGCGGGCCGACGGGCTGCTGACCGAACTGCGGCGCATTGTCGATCGCACCCTGCTGGCCCTGATCGGCATGTATCCCTTGCCGGAAGGCGCGGCGCTGGCTGCGGTGGGCGGCTATGGCCGCGGCGAGCTCTATCCGTACTCGGACGTCGACATCCTGATCCTGCTCAAGCAGGCGCCGACCGACGAGGACGAGTCGCGCGTCAGCAATCTGGTCACGGCCCTGTGGGACCTGGGACTGGAGCCGGGGCATAGCGCCCGCACCATTGACGAATGCATCAGCGAGGCGGCCAAGGACATCACGGTTGAAACCGCGCTGCTAGAAGCCCGCTTCCTGGCGGGCAGCCGGCCGCTGATGCGCGCGTTCGACACCGCCACGCGGGGGTCGCTCGACAAACGCGCGTTCTTCAATGCCAAGCAACTGGAGATGCAGCAGCGGCACACCAAGTACCACTTCACCCCGTACGCGCTGGAACCGAACTGCAAGGAATCGCCGGGCGGACTGCGCGATCTGCAGGTCATCCTGTGGATGGCGCGCGCGGCGGGCTTTGGCAAGAACTGGAACGAGGTGGCCCGCGCGGGTTTGCTGACGGCCGACGAAGCACGCCATTTGCGCCGCGCCGAACAGGCGTTCAAGCGCCTGCGGATCGAACTGCACCTGTTGACGAAACGCCGCGAGGACCGCGTGGTGTTCGACGTGCAGACGGCGCTGGCGGCGGTGTACGGCATCCCGACCACCGGGCCGCGGCGTGCCAGCGAAGTGCTGATGCAGCGGTATTACTGGGCGGCCAAGCTGGTGACCCAGCTCAATACCATCCTGGTGCAGAACATTGAAGACCGGCTGTTTCCGCGCCCCGGCGAAGAAGCGCTGAGCATCGACGATGACTTCTGCAATGTGCATGACCGCCTGGCCACGCATCGCGAAGACGCCTTCGAGCGCAACCCGACGCTGATCCTGCGTGCGTTCCTGATGATGCAGCAGCATCCGGAATTGAAAAGCATGTCGGCCGGAACGTTGCGGGCCCTGTGGCACGCGCGCCGCCTGATCGATGCGCAATTTCGCCGCAATCCGGTCAACAAGCATCTGTTCCTGACGATCCTGCAGCAACCGCGCGGCATCGTGCATGAACTGCGACGCATGAACGACCTGAGCATCCTGCCGCGCTTCGTGTTGCCGTTCCGGCGCATCGTCGGGCAGATGCAGCATGACCTGTTCCATGCCTATACCGTGGATCAGCACATCCTGATGGTGGTGCGCAATCTGCGCCGCTTCACGATGCCCGAGCATGCGCATGAATATCCGCTGTGCAGCCAGCTGATCGCCAACTTCGACCGCCACTGGCTGCTGTATCTGGCCGCCCTCTTCCATGACATTGCCAAAGGCCGGGGCGGTGACCACTCGGTACTGGGCGCGGCCGAGATGCGGCGCTTTTCACGCGACTTCGGCATGGACAAGGCCGACGCGGAACTGGTCGAATTCCTGGTCAAGCATCACCTGACGTTTTCGTCGGTGGCGCAAAAGCAGGACCTGTCCGACCCCGACGTGATCCGGCAGATGGCCGCCGTGGTGGGCGACAAGCGCCATCTGACCGCGCTGTATCTGCTGACCGTGGCCGACATTCGCGGCACGAGTCCCAAGGTGTGGAATGCGTGGAAGGGCAAGCTGCTGGAAGACCTGTACCTGATGACGCGTCAGGCGCTGGGCGGCGATGCGCCGGACCCCACCGCCATCCTGGAAAACCGCAAGCAGGAAGCCGTGCGGATCCTGCGCCTGTACGGCCTGAGCGACGATGCGCAAGCGGCGTTCTGGAAGGAACTGGACGTGGCGTATTTCCTGCGCCATGAAGCGCCCGATATCGCCTGGCAGACGCGGCATCTCTACAAGCATGTGCGCACCCCGGTGCCTATCGTGCGGGCCCGCGTGGCGCCGGTCGGCGAAGGCTTGCAGATTGTGGTCTACCTGAAGGACCGGCCGGATCTGTTCGCGCGCATCGTCGGCTACTTTGACGAACGCCGGCTGAGCATTCAGGACGCGCGCATCCACACCACGCGTCATGGGTGGGCGCTGGACAGTTTCATCGTGCTGGCCGAAGGCTCGCCCAGTGAACAGCGCTCATTATTGAGCCTGGTCGAACATGAGCTGAAAGAACTGCTCGAGACCACGTCGCCGCCCACTGCGCGCACGCCGCTCAGCCCGTCATCGGCCACGGGGTCGCGGCAGTCCCGCCAGTCGCGCATGTTCCCGATCACACCGCAGGTCGAACTTCGGCCCGATGATCGTGGACAGGCTTGGATCCTTGGGGTCACGGCCGCGGACCGCAGCGGCTTGCTGCACGCCATGGCCCGGACCTTTGCGCGGCATGGCGTCAACCTCAAGACCGCGAAGGTCATGACCTTGGGTGAACGGGTGGAAGACACGTTCCTGATCGAAGGCCCGTCATTGAGCAACGCGCGCACGCAGATCCAGTTCGAACAGGAACTGCTGGAAGTGCTGGCATAG
- a CDS encoding glycogen/starch/alpha-glucan phosphorylase yields MHERRINPPPVIFEDDRTSVTTEGLKRAFYDHLFYTQGKFPEIAGLGDYYQALAHAVRDRTLQRWISSVADHTATAPKTVAYLSAEFLMGPHMGNNLINLGIYDTVKKAVQEIGLDLNELLRQEEEPGLGNGGLGRLAACFIDSLATAEIPAFGYGIRYEYGIFYQTIMDGWQVENTDKWLRHGNPWEIQRAEWAVEVKLGGHTEQYQDDLGRLHVRWAPEKTVAGVPFDSPIVGYKVTTTNTLRLWRAEATEAFDFSQFNRGDYLGAVDKKVTSENLTKALYPNDETVQGKELRLEQQYFFVSCSLQDMLRIHKARGMEPDTFDQKFAIQLNDTHPAIAVAELMRLLIDDNMMPWDQAWGITTRTFSYTNHTLLPEALERWPLDLFKRILPRHLEIIYEINARFLNDVRIKFLGDDSRLARLSLIDESGERYVRMAHLACVGSHTINGVAELHSELLKQDVLKDFYEMWPEKFTNVTNGVTPRRWMVLSNPRLTKLVSETIGEGWITDLPQLSKLEPHAEDSAFRDSWRAIKRANKVDLAALILRRTGVAVSPDSMFDVLVKRIHEYKRQHLAVLHIITLYHRLKSGRSAYTLPRTFIFGGKAAPGYTMAKLMIKLINAVGDVVNNDRDVHDLLKVVFLPNFNVTYGQCVYPGADLSEQISLAGKEASGTGNMKFAMNGALTIGTMDGANIEIRDQVKAENFFLFGHTASEVHDIKASGYRPRDIYEVNAELRAVVDLIQTGFFSRGDTDVFKPIVDNLLDHDPYLLLADYQSYIDCQDVVSDTYREADTWARMSILNSARSGKFSSDRSIAEYAKNIWKVEAVPITLKPEKELYMRNGIR; encoded by the coding sequence TTGCACGAGCGCCGTATCAACCCCCCGCCTGTCATTTTCGAAGACGATCGCACGTCCGTTACGACGGAGGGCCTGAAACGGGCCTTCTACGACCACCTGTTCTACACCCAGGGCAAGTTTCCTGAAATCGCCGGCCTGGGTGACTACTACCAGGCCCTGGCCCATGCCGTGCGCGACCGCACGCTGCAGCGCTGGATCAGCAGCGTGGCCGACCACACCGCCACCGCGCCCAAGACCGTTGCCTACCTGTCTGCCGAGTTCCTGATGGGACCGCACATGGGCAACAACCTGATCAACCTCGGCATCTATGACACCGTCAAGAAAGCGGTGCAGGAAATCGGGTTGGACTTGAATGAATTGCTGCGCCAGGAAGAAGAACCGGGCCTGGGCAACGGCGGCCTGGGACGCCTGGCCGCGTGCTTCATCGACTCGCTGGCCACGGCGGAGATCCCGGCCTTTGGCTATGGCATCCGCTATGAATACGGCATCTTCTACCAGACCATCATGGATGGCTGGCAGGTTGAAAACACCGACAAGTGGCTGCGTCATGGCAACCCTTGGGAAATCCAGCGCGCCGAGTGGGCCGTGGAAGTCAAACTGGGCGGCCACACCGAGCAGTACCAGGACGACCTGGGCCGCCTGCACGTGCGGTGGGCGCCCGAAAAGACCGTGGCCGGTGTGCCGTTTGATTCGCCTATCGTGGGGTACAAGGTCACCACCACCAACACGCTGCGCCTGTGGCGCGCGGAAGCGACCGAAGCCTTCGACTTTTCGCAGTTCAACCGCGGCGACTATCTGGGCGCGGTCGACAAGAAGGTCACGTCCGAAAATCTGACCAAGGCGCTGTACCCCAACGACGAAACCGTGCAGGGCAAGGAACTGCGCCTGGAGCAGCAATACTTTTTCGTGTCATGCTCGTTGCAGGACATGCTGCGCATCCACAAGGCGCGCGGCATGGAGCCGGACACCTTCGATCAGAAATTCGCGATCCAGCTGAACGACACGCACCCGGCCATTGCAGTGGCCGAACTGATGCGCCTGCTGATCGATGACAACATGATGCCGTGGGACCAGGCGTGGGGCATCACGACCCGCACCTTCTCGTACACCAATCACACCCTGCTTCCAGAAGCGCTGGAGCGCTGGCCGCTGGACCTGTTCAAGCGCATCCTGCCGCGCCATCTTGAAATCATCTATGAGATCAACGCGCGCTTCCTGAACGACGTGCGCATCAAGTTCCTGGGCGACGATTCGCGTCTGGCGCGCCTGTCCCTGATCGATGAGAGCGGCGAGCGGTACGTGAGGATGGCCCACCTGGCGTGCGTCGGCAGCCACACCATCAACGGCGTGGCCGAATTGCATTCGGAACTGCTGAAGCAGGACGTGCTGAAAGACTTCTACGAGATGTGGCCCGAGAAGTTCACCAACGTGACCAACGGCGTGACGCCGCGCCGCTGGATGGTGTTGAGCAATCCGCGCCTGACCAAGCTGGTGAGCGAGACGATAGGCGAAGGCTGGATTACCGACCTGCCGCAATTGTCAAAGCTGGAACCGCATGCCGAAGACAGCGCGTTTCGCGACAGCTGGCGCGCGATCAAGCGGGCCAACAAGGTCGATCTGGCCGCGCTGATCCTGCGCCGCACCGGCGTGGCGGTCAGCCCGGATTCGATGTTCGACGTGCTGGTCAAACGTATTCACGAATACAAGCGCCAGCACTTGGCTGTGCTGCACATCATTACGCTGTACCACCGCCTGAAGTCGGGCCGGTCGGCCTATACGCTGCCGCGCACCTTCATCTTTGGTGGTAAGGCCGCGCCGGGCTACACCATGGCCAAGCTGATGATCAAGCTGATCAACGCCGTGGGCGACGTGGTGAACAACGATCGCGACGTGCACGATCTGCTCAAGGTCGTCTTCCTGCCGAACTTCAATGTGACCTACGGTCAATGCGTGTATCCGGGCGCGGATCTGTCTGAGCAGATTTCGCTGGCGGGCAAGGAAGCATCGGGCACCGGCAACATGAAGTTTGCGATGAACGGGGCGCTCACCATCGGCACCATGGACGGCGCGAACATCGAAATCCGCGACCAGGTCAAGGCCGAAAACTTCTTCCTGTTCGGACACACGGCCAGCGAAGTCCATGACATCAAGGCCAGCGGCTATCGGCCCCGCGACATTTATGAAGTGAACGCCGAACTGCGCGCCGTGGTCGACCTGATACAGACGGGTTTCTTCTCGCGCGGCGACACCGACGTATTCAAGCCTATCGTCGACAACCTGCTGGACCACGACCCCTATCTGCTGCTGGCCGACTACCAGTCCTACATCGATTGCCAGGATGTGGTCAGCGACACCTATCGCGAAGCCGACACGTGGGCGCGCATGTCGATCCTGAACAGCGCGCGGTCGGGCAAGTTTTCGTCGGACCGCAGCATTGCCGAATACGCCAAGAACATCTGGAAGGTTGAAGCGGTGCCGATCACGCTCAAGCCCGAAAAAGAACTGTACATGCGCAACGGCATTAGATAA
- the map gene encoding type I methionyl aminopeptidase, translating to MYIPIKDADQIEKMRAACRDGASVLDYIAPFVKPGVTTGELDRLCHDFIVNQMGDVPAPLNYAPPGYTPFPKSICTSVNHQICHGIPGDKVLKSGDVLNIDVTVIKDGWHGDTSRMFYVGEPSILARRLSEVTYECMWLGIEQVRAGAFLGDIGAAIQAHADKFGYSVVREFCGHGVGASFHEDPQVLHYGKAGTGVQLEAGMIFTVEPMINAGRREIREMPDGWTIVTRDRSLSAQWEHTILVTETGYEILTVSPGMPAPPEFVADKAAVQAAVDAAVNSAAPSAAQAAA from the coding sequence ATGTATATCCCGATCAAGGACGCTGACCAAATCGAGAAAATGCGCGCGGCATGCCGTGATGGCGCATCGGTTCTCGACTACATCGCCCCCTTCGTCAAACCCGGCGTGACCACGGGCGAGCTGGATCGCCTGTGCCATGACTTCATCGTGAACCAGATGGGCGACGTCCCGGCGCCGCTGAATTATGCCCCGCCCGGCTACACCCCTTTTCCCAAGTCCATCTGCACGTCGGTCAATCACCAGATCTGCCACGGCATTCCGGGCGACAAGGTGCTCAAGAGCGGCGACGTGCTCAATATCGACGTGACGGTCATCAAGGATGGCTGGCACGGCGACACCAGCCGCATGTTCTACGTGGGCGAACCGTCGATCCTGGCGCGCCGTCTGTCCGAAGTCACCTATGAATGCATGTGGCTCGGCATCGAACAGGTCCGCGCCGGCGCTTTCCTGGGCGACATCGGCGCGGCGATCCAGGCGCACGCCGACAAGTTCGGCTACAGCGTGGTGCGCGAATTCTGTGGGCACGGCGTGGGCGCGTCGTTCCACGAAGATCCGCAGGTGTTGCATTACGGCAAGGCAGGCACCGGCGTGCAACTCGAAGCCGGCATGATCTTTACGGTGGAACCCATGATCAACGCCGGCCGCCGCGAAATCCGCGAAATGCCGGACGGCTGGACGATCGTGACGCGCGACCGCAGTCTGTCGGCGCAATGGGAACACACCATTCTGGTGACCGAGACGGGGTATGAAATCCTGACCGTGTCGCCCGGCATGCCCGCGCCCCCGGAGTTCGTGGCCGACAAAGCCGCGGTGCAGGCTGCCGTCGACGCGGCGGTCAATTCCGCCGCGCCCTCGGCAGCCCAGGCCGCCGCCTGA
- a CDS encoding S-methyl-5'-thioinosine phosphorylase — MQAIIGGTGLYQLTGLTVTRRQVVRTPYGEPSGALTYGRIGDSDEIVFLARHGYGHTLAPHRINYRANLWALHEVGVRRIVSVATVGGIGDGYTPGRIVVPDQIIDYTHDRLHTFFEGGDQPVAHADMTLPYGAEMRADLLTAAEAAGIDVRDGGTYGCTQGPRLETAAEIRRMARDGCDVVGMTGMPEAALARELELDYGALCLITNDAAGQGASTGTISLDEIRNTVETTMQGIHAILGSLVNLKD, encoded by the coding sequence ATGCAGGCAATCATCGGCGGCACCGGCCTCTATCAACTCACCGGACTGACGGTCACGCGCCGCCAGGTGGTGCGCACGCCTTACGGCGAGCCGTCGGGCGCGCTGACCTACGGCCGCATAGGCGACAGCGACGAGATCGTCTTTCTGGCGCGTCACGGCTACGGTCACACCCTGGCTCCGCACCGCATCAACTACCGCGCGAACCTGTGGGCGCTGCACGAAGTCGGCGTGCGCCGCATCGTGTCGGTGGCCACCGTGGGCGGCATTGGTGACGGCTATACGCCTGGCCGCATCGTCGTCCCGGACCAGATCATCGACTACACCCACGATCGCCTGCATACCTTCTTTGAAGGCGGCGACCAGCCCGTGGCGCATGCGGACATGACGCTGCCTTACGGCGCCGAGATGCGCGCCGACCTGCTGACGGCAGCCGAAGCCGCGGGCATTGACGTGCGCGACGGCGGCACCTACGGCTGCACCCAGGGCCCGCGGCTGGAAACGGCCGCCGAGATCCGCCGCATGGCGCGCGATGGCTGCGACGTGGTCGGCATGACGGGCATGCCCGAAGCCGCCCTGGCGCGTGAACTGGAACTGGATTACGGCGCGCTGTGCCTGATCACCAATGACGCGGCCGGGCAGGGCGCCAGCACCGGTACGATCTCGCTGGACGAAATCCGCAACACAGTCGAAACCACCATGCAGGGCATTCACGCAATCCTGGGCAGCCTGGTCAACCTCAAGGACTAG
- the gstA gene encoding glutathione transferase GstA, translated as MKLYYSPGACSLAPHIALREAGIDFSWEKVDLKEKKTETGANFREVNPKGYVPALEVKPGQVMTEVAVVMQYLADTAADKKLAPAAGSADRYEFLMWLNFVATEIHKGFSPLFKPTVPDDVKETFKGFLSLRLDYVNGELSKRDYLMASGYSLADAYLFVTTGWAAKTGVDLNKWPAIVAFRERVAQRPAVQAALSAEGLNG; from the coding sequence ATGAAGCTTTATTACAGCCCGGGCGCCTGCTCACTTGCCCCGCACATCGCCCTGCGCGAAGCCGGGATCGACTTTTCGTGGGAAAAGGTCGACCTGAAGGAAAAGAAGACGGAAACCGGCGCCAACTTTCGTGAAGTGAACCCCAAGGGCTACGTGCCGGCACTGGAAGTCAAGCCGGGGCAGGTCATGACCGAAGTCGCCGTGGTGATGCAGTACCTGGCCGACACGGCAGCCGACAAGAAGCTGGCGCCCGCCGCCGGCAGCGCCGACCGGTATGAATTCCTGATGTGGCTGAACTTCGTGGCCACCGAAATCCACAAGGGCTTTTCGCCCTTGTTCAAGCCGACCGTGCCCGACGATGTGAAGGAAACCTTCAAGGGCTTCCTGAGCCTGCGCCTGGACTACGTGAATGGCGAACTGAGCAAGCGCGACTACCTGATGGCGAGTGGCTATTCGTTGGCCGATGCCTATCTGTTCGTGACCACCGGCTGGGCCGCCAAGACAGGCGTTGACCTGAACAAATGGCCCGCGATCGTGGCGTTCCGCGAGCGCGTGGCGCAGCGTCCGGCGGTGCAGGCTGCCCTGTCGGCGGAAGGCTTGAACGGGTAG
- the rpsB gene encoding 30S ribosomal protein S2, with amino-acid sequence MAVTMREMLEAGVHFGHQTRFWNPKMAPYIFGHRNKIHIVNLEKTLAMYNDAVKYVRQLSARRGTVLFVSTKRAAREIIAQEAQRCGMPFVDSRWLGGMLTNFKTVKTSIKRLKDMEALQADGATERMTKKEALMFEREMDKLNKSIGGIKDMNGLPDAIFIIDVGYHKITITEAKTLNIPVVAVVDTNHSPDGVAHIIPGNDDSSKAIALYARGIADAIIEGREQAVQGVVEAAGEDSDDEFVEVEQEA; translated from the coding sequence ATGGCTGTAACAATGCGCGAAATGCTGGAAGCAGGTGTCCACTTCGGTCACCAGACCCGCTTCTGGAACCCCAAGATGGCACCGTACATCTTCGGTCACCGCAACAAGATTCACATCGTCAACCTCGAAAAGACGTTGGCCATGTATAACGACGCCGTCAAGTACGTGCGTCAACTGTCGGCTCGCCGCGGCACCGTGCTGTTTGTCAGCACCAAGCGCGCAGCCCGCGAAATCATCGCCCAGGAAGCCCAGCGCTGCGGCATGCCTTTCGTCGACAGCCGCTGGCTCGGCGGCATGCTGACCAACTTCAAGACGGTCAAGACCTCGATCAAGCGCCTGAAAGACATGGAAGCCCTGCAGGCCGACGGCGCGACCGAACGCATGACCAAGAAAGAAGCCCTGATGTTCGAACGCGAAATGGACAAGCTGAACAAGTCCATCGGCGGTATCAAGGACATGAACGGCCTGCCTGACGCCATCTTCATCATCGACGTCGGCTACCACAAGATCACGATCACCGAAGCCAAGACCCTGAACATCCCGGTCGTCGCCGTGGTCGATACCAACCACTCGCCCGACGGCGTGGCCCACATCATCCCGGGCAACGACGACTCGTCCAAGGCCATCGCCCTGTACGCCCGCGGTATCGCCGATGCGATCATCGAAGGCCGTGAACAGGCTGTGCAAGGCGTGGTGGAAGCCGCCGGCGAAGACAGCGACGACGAATTCGTCGAAGTCGAGCAGGAAGCGTAA
- the tsf gene encoding translation elongation factor Ts, which translates to MAAITAAMVKELREKTDAPMMECKKALTEADGDLAKAEEVLRVKLGSKASKAAARVTAEGLIGLWVSDDAKLAAVVEVNSETDFVAKNDDFVAFTKEVAELIAKSNPADVDALGALAFRDSTVDTVRTGLIGKIGENITVRRFTRIATENKVAQYVHGGRIGVLVEFSGDEALGKDLAMHIAATKPKALDTTGVSADDIQRERSVAEAKAAESGKPAEIITKMVEGSIQKFLKEVTLLSQPFVKDDKQTVEQVLKSKGSSIQQFVLYVVGEGIEKKANDFAAEVAAQVAASKG; encoded by the coding sequence ATGGCCGCAATCACTGCAGCAATGGTCAAGGAACTGCGCGAGAAAACCGACGCCCCAATGATGGAGTGCAAGAAGGCACTTACCGAGGCTGACGGCGATCTGGCCAAAGCCGAAGAAGTCCTGCGCGTCAAGCTGGGCAGCAAGGCATCGAAAGCCGCTGCCCGCGTGACCGCCGAAGGCCTGATCGGCCTCTGGGTGTCCGACGACGCCAAGCTGGCCGCCGTGGTCGAAGTCAACAGCGAAACCGACTTCGTGGCCAAGAACGACGACTTCGTCGCGTTCACCAAGGAAGTGGCCGAACTGATCGCCAAGTCCAACCCGGCCGACGTCGACGCCCTGGGCGCCCTGGCGTTCCGCGACAGCACCGTCGACACGGTTCGTACCGGCCTGATCGGCAAGATCGGTGAAAACATCACCGTTCGCCGCTTTACCCGCATCGCGACCGAAAACAAAGTTGCCCAGTACGTGCACGGCGGCCGCATCGGCGTGCTGGTCGAGTTCTCGGGCGACGAAGCCCTGGGCAAGGACCTGGCCATGCACATCGCCGCGACCAAGCCGAAGGCACTGGACACCACTGGCGTGTCGGCTGACGACATCCAGCGCGAGCGTTCGGTTGCCGAAGCCAAGGCTGCCGAATCGGGCAAGCCAGCCGAGATCATCACCAAGATGGTTGAAGGCTCGATCCAGAAGTTCCTGAAAGAGGTTACGCTGTTGTCGCAACCGTTCGTCAAGGACGACAAGCAGACCGTCGAGCAGGTGCTCAAGTCCAAGGGCTCGAGCATCCAGCAATTCGTGCTGTATGTGGTCGGCGAAGGCATCGAAAAGAAAGCCAACGACTTCGCAGCCGAAGTGGCCGCGCAGGTCGCAGCCTCGAAGGGCTGA
- the frr gene encoding ribosome recycling factor yields the protein MSASDVKKNADTKMGKSVENLKLDLAKIRTGRAHAGILDHVQVDYYGSLVPLSQVASVSLFDARTINVQPWEKKMGPVIEKAIRDSDLGLNPQGMGDTIRVPTPALTEERRRELSKVAKGEGEDAKVAVRNLRRDANEQLKKLVKDKAISEDEERRAQDEIQKLTDRYVADIDKLVQQKETDIMTV from the coding sequence ATGAGTGCATCCGACGTCAAGAAAAACGCCGACACGAAAATGGGCAAGTCCGTCGAGAACCTGAAGCTCGATCTGGCAAAGATTCGTACGGGCCGCGCCCACGCCGGCATCCTGGACCACGTCCAGGTCGATTACTATGGCTCGCTGGTGCCGCTGAGCCAGGTGGCCAGCGTGTCCCTGTTCGACGCCCGCACGATTAACGTTCAGCCCTGGGAAAAGAAGATGGGCCCGGTCATCGAGAAAGCGATTCGCGACTCCGACCTCGGCCTGAACCCCCAAGGCATGGGCGACACGATCCGCGTCCCGACCCCGGCACTGACCGAAGAACGCCGCCGCGAACTGTCGAAGGTCGCGAAGGGCGAGGGCGAAGACGCCAAGGTTGCCGTCCGCAACCTGCGCCGCGACGCAAACGAGCAACTGAAGAAGCTCGTCAAGGACAAGGCCATCTCCGAAGACGAAGAGCGCCGTGCCCAGGACGAGATCCAGAAGCTGACCGACCGTTATGTCGCCGACATCGACAAACTCGTGCAGCAGAAAGAAACCGACATCATGACGGTTTGA
- the pyrH gene encoding UMP kinase, translated as MTVENNASGNSKPGAYKRVLLKLSGEALMGDDAFGINRATINRMVEEIVEVCAMGVELALVIGGGNIFRGVAPGAQGMDRATADYMGMMATIMNSLALQDALKRRGVDARVQSALNIEQVVEPYIRPKALRYLEEGKVVIFAAGTGNPFFTTDTAAALRGAEIGAEVVLKATKVDGIYSADPKKDPNATRYSRITFDEAITKRLEVMDATAFALCRDQKLPIKVFSINKPGALKRVLLGDDEGTLVHV; from the coding sequence ATGACGGTAGAGAACAACGCATCGGGCAATTCCAAGCCAGGCGCCTACAAACGAGTACTGCTCAAGCTTTCCGGCGAAGCGCTGATGGGTGACGACGCGTTCGGTATCAATCGCGCCACCATCAATCGCATGGTCGAAGAAATCGTCGAAGTCTGCGCCATGGGCGTGGAACTCGCACTGGTCATCGGCGGCGGCAACATCTTCCGCGGCGTTGCTCCCGGCGCCCAGGGAATGGACCGCGCCACGGCGGACTACATGGGCATGATGGCCACCATCATGAACTCGCTGGCCCTGCAGGACGCGCTCAAGCGTCGCGGTGTCGACGCGCGTGTGCAATCCGCGCTCAACATCGAACAGGTCGTCGAGCCCTACATCCGCCCCAAAGCCCTGCGTTACCTCGAAGAAGGCAAGGTCGTCATCTTCGCTGCCGGTACCGGCAACCCCTTCTTCACCACCGATACGGCCGCCGCCCTGCGCGGCGCCGAAATCGGTGCCGAAGTCGTATTGAAAGCCACCAAGGTCGATGGCATCTACTCGGCGGATCCCAAGAAGGATCCGAACGCCACGCGCTACAGCCGCATCACGTTCGACGAGGCCATCACCAAGCGCCTGGAAGTCATGGACGCGACGGCCTTTGCGCTGTGCCGCGACCAGAAGCTGCCGATCAAGGTATTTTCGATCAACAAACCCGGTGCCCTGAAGCGCGTCCTGTTGGGCGACGATGAAGGCACGCTGGTTCACGTCTGA